In Bacteroidia bacterium, the genomic stretch GAATGAATTGAAAAGTAAAAGTAGACCCGGAGGTTTAGTAAAAACAAAACCTCCGGCATGGGTTTTCAACACACCGGAGGTTTAACTAAAATTAGGTATTAACGAGTAATGGAAACCTTTCCGGAAAAGGATTTCCCGCTGGCAGTAGAAACAGTGTATAAGTAATTGCCAACAGCTACATCCTGAACATTGATTTCAATTTCACGGTTATCAACAACTTTTCTGGTAACAACATTTCCAAAAAGATCGGTTAAGATAAAATTTGCCGATTCCATTTCATTGTAAGTCAAAATCAATTTCTCAGAAGCCGGATTTGGAAACAAACGGCAGTTCACCTTTTGAACCTCCGGAGTTCCAGTACTATATACAAATTCAGCATCGTCAACAAAAATCTCGCTATTTGCAACAGGAGAAAATCCTGAACTAGCGTTAATAATCGCTCTTAATTTTGAAGGATTACCTGCGCTGAAATAATTAATCGGTGCCGATAAACGTACAAACTCTGTAATTTCTTCATAAACATTAAAACGTCCTCTTCCAATGGTATCCGAACCATCCGAATTCAACAACAAAATTTCAACATATCCGGTATCGGTCACATTGGATGAATTCAATGCCGGAGCATATTTTAACCATGCAACAATGCTATCAGGACGGGAAGAAAATGCCATACCTCCATCGATAGCATAAGTTTGAACATTGATATCGCCGGTTGTAATCATTCCTTGAATAACTCCGGATGGAGATAAAGCAGAGGCAACAGACTTTAGCCTAACAGAATAGGTTCCACCATGAACATTTGGAGCGGTACCTTTTCCACATGTTACAATTCCTAATCCAACTGCAGTAAAAGCATTTAAGGAATTAAATTTGTCTGGTCTAGCTGATGTATTTGGTGCTGAGTAGTTAACCCAGGTCTCAAATCCACCATTCGGAAATGGCTCTTGACCTTGGGCAAAAAGAGTAGTGCAAAAAGCAAAACTCATTACTGAAAGTATTATTTTTTTCATTTTTATAGGTGAATTAAAATTCGGCGCAAAAGTACTGCTTATTCCCTCCGAACACCGATTTTATTTTTAGATTTCAACCCAGGCCTGTTAATAAGGACAAACTATTGTTTTTCAATTAATTGAGCTAAAGGTCTAACAAACCTATCGATATCTCCTGCCCCCAATGTTAGTAAAACCTCCGGTCTAATTTCCTCTACTTTCGCCAACAAATCTTCCTTCTGAACCAAAAATTTATTCTTATTTTTCAATTTACTTAACAACCATTCCGAAGTAATTCCAGGAATGGGAAGCTCTCTAGCAGGATAGATTTCCATTAAAAGCACCTCATCCAACAAATCCAACGATCGGGCAAACCCATCTGCAAAATCCCTGGTTCGGGTAAATAAATGGGGTTGAAATATTCCGGTGATTCGTCGTTCAGGATAAATTTCTCGAACTGCCTTTATACATGCTTCCAACTCCCTAGGATGGTGCGCATAATCATCAATATAAACCTTTTCCTTTTCCTTTACCTGAAATTCAAACCTTCTCCTGACTCCCCTAAAACTAGCTAAAGCTTTTCTCAACTCTTCTTCATTGGCCCCAACCAAAAGGGCTACTCCACAAGCAGCAACTGCATTCTCAACATTATGTCGACCGGGAAAGGCAAACTTCAAACCCATAAAATCGCCAAAAGGGGTGTGCAAATCAAAAACAAAAGCCCCATCCGCAATTTCCCTTATCTTACCACAAAAATCTGCACTTGTTTTCTCTTCTCCTGCAACCACTTCATAAGTATAATATGGAACAGATAATTTAGGAATAATGTCCAAACCATTTCGTATCAACAACTTACCTCCGGGCTTCAACCGATTGGTAAATTGCAAATAGGACTCCTTTACATGATCCGAATCGCCATAGATATCTAAATGATCGGCATCTGTGGAGGTAAGAATTGAATAACTGGGACTCAAAGTCAAAAACGAACGATCAAACTCATCAGCCTCAACCACCAGGTTTGGACTCTCGGACAATAGCAAATTGGATTGATAATTTACACTTATCCCTCCCAAAAAAGCCGAACATCCAACTTTGGAAGAATGTAACAAATGGGCCGCAATGGTGCTGGTTGTAGTTTTTCCATGTGTTCCGGCAACACCAATGGTTGTAAATGCCTCCGAAATAATTCCCAAAACCTGGCTTCTTTTGTACAAGGTAAATCCTTGATCAACAAACCAATTCTTTCCTAAATGGTCCTTAGGAATTGCCGGTGTGTAAATAATCAATAACTCTTCGGCTTTTGCATTCCTTACTTCCAATGGAATCAAATTTAACCGATCCTCATAGTGAATAAATATACCACTTTGTTCTAATTCCAAGGTTAAATCACTCGGAGTTTTATCATATCCACTGACATGTTTTCCGGAATATCTAAAATACCGGGCTAGGGCAGACATACCTATACCTCCGATACCTAACAAATAAACTTGCTTGATCGAATTAAAATCCATGGTTTTCTAATTGCTCAAAAGTAATACCGTTAAGACTTTGTAAACTATCCAATTTATATCTACTTTTTTCATTGATCATTTCCCTCAAATTCTAACAGGTTTATATTCTCACTGTTCTCTTCCTTCAGGCTTTCTTAAGTCAATTGACAATTTTCCCTTTGGATCTATTTTAATTTCCTTCTACCTTTTGTAGAACCAACCATTTATTACTCATTCTTAACCTATGTTAGCAATGGATTCCAACTTAATATCCGGATTTGAAATATTCGCACTTACCTTTGTACATCGGATTTTATTGTGAAAAAAATTATCCCTCTTCTTTTCCTGCTGCTTCCTGCAATCTTGCTTGAATCTCCATGGGGGATAAAATTGGATTCCATTATCCTAAAATTATATACCCAAACTGCCAATCAGAAACTATCGGAATTCCATCAGGTACAAACAAATCAAATAGCAAATAATTCTTGTTTAAGAGTTTTTAAGAATCTTAACGAACTTACTAACCAAGGATTCAGAACTTATTTGTTTGTCCATGAAAATTTAGTAGCCTGGAGTAGCAATCAAGAAAATGTGGCTCTCCAGCAAAATGATCTCTTCCGATTAGGTAAAACCTTAGTTAAAACTTCAAAAGGAAGTTACTTAAGTGAATCTAAACAGTCAGGTGACACCTTGTTGGTTTCTCTTTTTGTTATCGAAAGCAACTACCCAATTCAAAACACTTACCTAAAAAACTCCATTAACCCGGAACTGGGAAAAGCAATTAAATCCATTAAAATAATTGAAACCCCCTCCCTACCCCAACTGTTTGTAAATGAATTAACTCTTCCGGTTGTACCTCTCCTGTCACTTGTATTTTGGATCCTTGCATTCCTTTACTTTGCCCATTTACTTAAAAACTCAGGTTCTTCCTATAAATGGCTGATAATTGCCGGTTTAATTTTGGGTAGGATCCTTGGTCTATACTTCCAATTTCCTGCTTCCATTGCTACCCTATCCTGGTTCTCTCCCCAAGAGTATGCCTTTTCCTGGTGGTCTCCTTCTATCGGAGATTGGTTTCTAAATATCCTTATTTCTTACTGGCTATTAAATCAATTCATTTCCGATTTTGATCGACAAGATTTACCACCAATCTTTAATAAGTTCCTGGCTTTAATCCTCCCAACGTTTAGCTCAGTTGGATTGGTTTGGATCACTCAAAACATTAGTACTCATTCCGAATTTTTCCTAGACCCATCGGTGCTGGTCAAACTTCAACTAACTTCTTGGCTTGCTCTTACAGGTTTGTGCTTAGTTGGCTGGGGCGTTTTTCGCATTTCTTCCCATTGGATCCTTCAACAAAAAAACTTGGTATTTTTTCTGATTTCACTTGGGATTTCACTTTTATTCTCCTGGTTTCATTGGAAACACTGGCATATCCTATTAATTATCCTTTTGTTTTTCTCAGGCCTCGCACTTCATTATTTCTTTTCAACTAAAGGTGTCCTAAAAAACATCAGCACACAAATTGCTTTAGCCGGTGTAACCATTTCCATCTTTCTTAGCATCGGCCTTCACTACTTCAATTACCAAAAAGAAACAGCAGAAGTTGAATACCTCGCCAATAAATTGGTATCCGGAAGAGATTGGGTACAGGAATACCTTTTCAAGCGTATTTCACAAAAGCTGCAAACAGACCGAAAAATCAAAAACGCCCTTACCCTTCATCCTATACAGGCTCAACAAATCAATGAAAGCATTCGCGGGGCATTTGAAGAGGAATGGTCCGATTTCGAATTGGGTTTCATTCTTTTTTCACTGAAAGATTCCCTGATAATTAGGGATTTCCCTAACAACACCATCAGCATTCAGGAAACTGAACTCTTGCTAGATAAATCAGAACCTTCCGGAACAAGCGGCTTATGGATTGCCCCACCGGGAAGTAAGTTCTCATACATAGCCAAACTTAAAATGGCTATTGGAAGAGACCAAGCTAACAATGATTTCAACCTGTACATTTTGTTTTGGCCTAAAACCATTCAAAATAGCATCGGCTACCCTGATTTACTGCTTGAAAAAGGAATTGGCTTTAAAGAAAAACTCCAAAATTATTCCTATCGAATTACACAAAACGACAGCGTCATTCAACAAAATTTTGTGCATTGGCAAACCAATTCCATATTCCAAAAACTTACAACTCCCGTTTGGAAACGATGGATAAATCAAGACCTCTATTGGAAAATCATTTCTGACAATGGTAACACCCAAATAGAAATCACCCGACCTAATTCCATTTTTGCTTCATTTTTTAACTCTTTCACCATCCTATTTAGTTTTTTCTTTATCCTAGGAATTCTAAGTTCATTGATCTCAAGACAATCTGCTTGGCGCGACTTCCTCTTTCTTAGTTTTAGAAACCGAATTATTACAGCTACTACAGGATTATTAACGCTCACTTTATTTTCTATCGGATTTGCCTCTGCCAGATTAATGGTAAAACAAATTGACCATAAAAACATTGACTTGGCTGAAGAAAAACTTCACACCATCAAAAACAGAATTGAAAAAGAAAAACGTATTTCCAACTCTTTTCTGCTTGACTTGGCTCTTGAATCCAATGTAGATATCCATATTTATAATGCCATGGGCCACCTGGTCTCTACCACACGTCCGGTAATTTTTAGAGATGGCTACACCGGAAAAATGATTAATCCAGAAGCGCTGAACGGATTGAAAGAATCAACCGGTGATGATAGTTTCTTCAGGGAAAAAATTGGAACCCTAAGTTTCCTTTCGGCCTACACCCCCTTGCAGGTACTTGGCAATACCTATTATATCAATATCCCCTTTT encodes the following:
- a CDS encoding T9SS type A sorting domain-containing protein, translated to MKKIILSVMSFAFCTTLFAQGQEPFPNGGFETWVNYSAPNTSARPDKFNSLNAFTAVGLGIVTCGKGTAPNVHGGTYSVRLKSVASALSPSGVIQGMITTGDINVQTYAIDGGMAFSSRPDSIVAWLKYAPALNSSNVTDTGYVEILLLNSDGSDTIGRGRFNVYEEITEFVRLSAPINYFSAGNPSKLRAIINASSGFSPVANSEIFVDDAEFVYSTGTPEVQKVNCRLFPNPASEKLILTYNEMESANFILTDLFGNVVTRKVVDNREIEINVQDVAVGNYLYTVSTASGKSFSGKVSITR
- a CDS encoding HAMP domain-containing histidine kinase: MKKIIPLLFLLLPAILLESPWGIKLDSIILKLYTQTANQKLSEFHQVQTNQIANNSCLRVFKNLNELTNQGFRTYLFVHENLVAWSSNQENVALQQNDLFRLGKTLVKTSKGSYLSESKQSGDTLLVSLFVIESNYPIQNTYLKNSINPELGKAIKSIKIIETPSLPQLFVNELTLPVVPLLSLVFWILAFLYFAHLLKNSGSSYKWLIIAGLILGRILGLYFQFPASIATLSWFSPQEYAFSWWSPSIGDWFLNILISYWLLNQFISDFDRQDLPPIFNKFLALILPTFSSVGLVWITQNISTHSEFFLDPSVLVKLQLTSWLALTGLCLVGWGVFRISSHWILQQKNLVFFLISLGISLLFSWFHWKHWHILLIILLFFSGLALHYFFSTKGVLKNISTQIALAGVTISIFLSIGLHYFNYQKETAEVEYLANKLVSGRDWVQEYLFKRISQKLQTDRKIKNALTLHPIQAQQINESIRGAFEEEWSDFELGFILFSLKDSLIIRDFPNNTISIQETELLLDKSEPSGTSGLWIAPPGSKFSYIAKLKMAIGRDQANNDFNLYILFWPKTIQNSIGYPDLLLEKGIGFKEKLQNYSYRITQNDSVIQQNFVHWQTNSIFQKLTTPVWKRWINQDLYWKIISDNGNTQIEITRPNSIFASFFNSFTILFSFFFILGILSSLISRQSAWRDFLFLSFRNRIITATTGLLTLTLFSIGFASARLMVKQIDHKNIDLAEEKLHTIKNRIEKEKRISNSFLLDLALESNVDIHIYNAMGHLVSTTRPVIFRDGYTGKMINPEALNGLKESTGDDSFFREKIGTLSFLSAYTPLQVLGNTYYINIPFFARQEEIREELSSMISSLLNIYFILVSLSVVLTLLISGYITSPLETIATKLTNVDLNKPEYIQWKGEDEIGKLVIAYNHMVDELAHNVEELAKSERESAWREMAKQVAHEIKNPLTPMKLQVQHLSMRYKAQSPGWEEQLVKTLALLEEQIDNLANIANAFSNFAKMPQGNPEGFDCREVLTNLSNLLNNEKDYRISLDIPNSPLLIFIDKQQFSRSIQNLLKNAIQSIPSNQFGQININAYQHENQVIIRIQDNGSGIPNEVQEKIFMPNFTTKSSGMGLGLAMAKNIMEQANGQISFETGPNQGTTFQICLPAIS
- the murC gene encoding UDP-N-acetylmuramate--L-alanine ligase → MDFNSIKQVYLLGIGGIGMSALARYFRYSGKHVSGYDKTPSDLTLELEQSGIFIHYEDRLNLIPLEVRNAKAEELLIIYTPAIPKDHLGKNWFVDQGFTLYKRSQVLGIISEAFTTIGVAGTHGKTTTSTIAAHLLHSSKVGCSAFLGGISVNYQSNLLLSESPNLVVEADEFDRSFLTLSPSYSILTSTDADHLDIYGDSDHVKESYLQFTNRLKPGGKLLIRNGLDIIPKLSVPYYTYEVVAGEEKTSADFCGKIREIADGAFVFDLHTPFGDFMGLKFAFPGRHNVENAVAACGVALLVGANEEELRKALASFRGVRRRFEFQVKEKEKVYIDDYAHHPRELEACIKAVREIYPERRITGIFQPHLFTRTRDFADGFARSLDLLDEVLLMEIYPARELPIPGITSEWLLSKLKNKNKFLVQKEDLLAKVEEIRPEVLLTLGAGDIDRFVRPLAQLIEKQ